AAATGCACAGTTAAAAACTGATATCCCTGCTTTTGCTCCTGGTGACACTGTTATTGTCCAAGTTAAAGTAAAAGAAGGCGAGCGTGAGCGTCTTCAGGCATTTGAAGGCGTTGTAATCGCGAAGAAAAACCGTGGTTTGAACTCTGCATTTACAGTTCGTAAAATTTCTAGCGGTGTTGGTGTTGAGCGTGTATTCCAAACTCACTCACCAGTTGTTGCTAAAATCGAAGTGAAACGTCGTGGTGACGTTCGTCGTGCTAAACTTTACTACCTCCGTGACTTGTCTGGTAAAGCTGCACGTATTCGTGAAAAATTACCAGCTCGTAAAGCGTAAGCTTATACCGAGTAAAAAAATGCGCCTTTTGGCGCATTTTTTTGTTTAAAAACTATAGTCCTTG
This region of Acinetobacter sp. XS-4 genomic DNA includes:
- the rplS gene encoding 50S ribosomal protein L19; amino-acid sequence: MSGKHPLVQIIENAQLKTDIPAFAPGDTVIVQVKVKEGERERLQAFEGVVIAKKNRGLNSAFTVRKISSGVGVERVFQTHSPVVAKIEVKRRGDVRRAKLYYLRDLSGKAARIREKLPARKA